TTCACGCGCGCGGCGGGTCTTCGTCCGCGAAGCCGGGGGCCTCTGCCGGGCCCTGTTCCGTCTCCGCAGCGATGTCCGCCTTGCCCTGTGCGACCGCGGGCCGTCTCACGATCCGGCCACCGTCGATCCACAGATGCGGTGCACCGGACCGCCTACGCGCTCATTGGTCTGCCCGGTGGTGGAAGATCGTCCGAAGGTCCGCGCTCAATGTCGCGCCTGAGAACTGAGCCTGGCTGTGTTGTCCGGACCGTTCACGATCTGCCCCGGGACGTTAGCGGGTTAGACCCGCCGCGCCAAGTGACCTCGCACCGATTTTGCGCACAAAGGCCACAGGAACCTGAAGAATCCACGTCAGGATGCGTTCCCCGCGGTCATGACGACCACCCGCGGGTGCCCGGCGAGGTCGCGCCGCACCTCCGCGCGCAAGCCGTGATCGGCGGCGAGCTGCCGCAACGCCGCCTCCTGGTCGTATCCGATCTCGACCAGGAGATGCCCGCCGGGCACGAGGAGAGGCGGCACCTGGGCCAGGATGGTACGGTAGGCGGCGAGCCCGTCAGGCCCGCCATCGAGGGCAAGGCGGGGATCGTGGTCGCGCACCTCCCCGGACAGGCCATCGACGACGCCGCTGGCGATGTAGGGCGGGTTCGCCACCACGAGGTCGAACGGTCCGGCGAGCGACGCGGCCCAGTCGCCGGCGACGAAGGCGGCACGGCCGGCGACGCCGTTGCGGGCGGCATTCATCCGCGCGGTTCCGAGCGCGCCGGGCAACCGGTCGAGGCCGACACCGAAAGTGTGCCGCCATTCGGTGAGCAGGGCCACCAGGATGCAGCCGGAGCCGGTGCCGAGATCGGCGATGCGGGCCGGGCCGTCCGGCCTGAGCCCGAGTGCCGCCTCGACCAGGGTTTCGGTGTCGGGACGCGGCACCAAGGTCTCGGGCGAGAGCCCGAAGGGCAGCCCCCAGAACTCCCAGGCGCCGATGATCCGCGCCACCGGCTCGCCGGCGGTGCGCCGGGCGAGGTAGGCGGTGAGACGCGCAGCCCCCTCCTCGCCGACCGGCTCGGCCCCGCGGAGCGCCAGGTCGGTGGCGGTGATGCACAACGCCTCCTCGACCAGGATACGGGCATCGAGGGCGGCGGCCTCGATGCCGCGGGCCGCGAGGGCATCGGCGGCCATGGCCCGGGCCGCGATCCGGCTCGTCCCAGGCGTGATCGCCGTCACGCCATCCCCTCGGCGGCGAGCAAAGCCGCCTGATGCTCGGTGATGAGCGCGTCCACCACCTCGTCGAGGGCGGTGCCGGCCATCACCTCCTCCAGCTTGTACAGGGTCAGGTTGATGCGGTGATCGGTCACCCGCGCTTGCGGGAAGTTGTAGGTGCGGATCCGCTCCGACCGGTCGCCGCTGCCGACCTGGGCGCGGCGATCCGCGGCGCGGGCGGCATCCTTCTGGCTGCGCTCCTGGTCGTAGAGCTTGGCCCGCAGGAGCGCCATGGCGCGGGCCCGGTTCTTGTGCTGCGAGCGCTCTTCCTGGACGAAGATCACGATGCCGCTCGGCACGTGGGTGATCCGGATCGCCGACTCGGTCTTGTTGACGTGCTGGCCGCCGGCGCCTTGGGCCCGCATCGTATCGATCTTCAGGTCGGATTCGTTGACCTGGATGTCGACCTCTTCCGCCTCCGGCAGCACCGCCACGGTGGCGGCCGAGGTGTGGATGCGCCCCTGCGTCTCGGTGTCGGGCACCCGCTGCACCCGGTGGGCGCCGCTCTCGAACTTCAGCCGGGCGAAGACGCCGCGGCCCTTCACCTCGGCCACCACCTCGCGGTAGCCGCCCATCGTGCCGGGGCTCTCCGAGATGACCTCGACCCGCCAGCCCTTCAGGTCGGCGTAGCGCGAATACATCCGGAAGAGGTCGCCGGCGAAGAGCGCCGCCTCGTCGCCGCCGGTGCCGGCGCGTACCTCCAGGATGGCGCTCTTCTCGTCGGCGGCATCCTTGGGCAGGAGCAGGAGTTGAAGCGCCCGGGCGGCGGCGTCGCGGGCGGCCTCGGCCTCCGGCTTCTCTTCCGCCGCGAGCGCCCGCATCTCGGGATCGCCCTCCTCGATCATCTCCTCGACGCCGCGCAAGGCGCTCTCGGCGGCCCGGAAGGCGCGGATCGCCTCGACGACGGAATCGAGCTCGGAGAGCTCGCGCGAGAGCTGCACGAAGCTCTCCGCCTCGGCCTCCCCGGCGCTCAAGGTGGCGGTGACGATGTCGTGGCGGGCCAGGATGGCGTCGAGACGGTCGGACGGGATCGCGATCATGCAGGAGATATGGCCATTCGCATCGGCCGGTTCAGCCGGGGCGGCCCGCGCCCGGTGCCGGAGATGGTGCCGCGTATAGCAGGTCTGCGGGGGATGGGGAGTCGTGGCGGCCGTGGACAAAAGCCGTGATCGCGTCCCGAGCGCCGGCGGGACCCTTTGCGGATCCGGCACCGATGCGTCAGACCGGCACGCCGTGCTCCTCGGCAAACGCCGCCAAAGCCGGCCGCAACGACGCTCCGTCCCTGGTCCGCGCCAGTTCCTGCTCGAGGAACGCCGCCACCGCGCCGGCATCGATCCCCAGAACCATCGCCTTGACCGGGCCGATCGAGGCCGGCGACATCGAGAGAGCCCGGAAACCCAGCCCGATCAGCGCCATCGCCTCGAGCGGCCGCCCGCCGATCTCGCCGCAGACCGTCGCCGGCGTGCCGGCGGCGTTGGCCCGCTCGGCGATCAGCCGGAAGGCGCGGAGCGCCGCGGCGCTCAACGGGTCGAAGCGGTTGGCGACCTGACGGTTCTCGCGGTCGACCGCGAACAGGAACTGCATCAGGTCGTTCGAGCCGACCGAGAGGAAATCGGCTTCCGCGGCGATCTCGTCCATCTGAAACAGGAGCGAGGGCACCTCGACCATCACGCCGAGGCGGCAATCCGCCGGCAGCGGGTGGCCGTGGCGGGTGAGGTGCGCCTTCTCGCGCTCGACGATTCCCCGCGCCTGGACGAATTCCTCGACGGTCGCGACCATCGGGAACATGATCTTGAGCGGCCGCCCGCGGGCGGCCTTGAGGAGCGCGCGCAGCTGCATCCGCAGGAGGCCCGGCCGGTCGAGGCCGATGCGGATCGCCCGCCAGCCGAGGGCCGGGTTCTCCTCCTCCAGCGCCTTCATGTAGGGCAGCACCTTGTCGCCGCCGATATCGAGGGTCCGGATCGTCACCGGCAGGTCGCCGACGGCGTCGAACACCGCCTCGTACAGGACCTGCTGCTCGGCCGCACTCGGCATCCGCTCGGCGACCATGAACTGCAATTCGGTCCGGAACAGCCCGACCCCCTCGGCCCCGGTCTCGTTCAGGTGCGACAGGTCGACGATGAGGCCGGCATTGAGCTGCAGCCCGACCGCGACGCCGTCGCGGGTGACCGCCGGCACGTCGCGAAGCGCCCGGTACTGCTCCTGGCGCCGAGCCCTGAGCCGCGCCTTCTCGGCATAGGCCGCCTCGATCTCCGGCCCCGGCCGGATCTGGATCTCACCGGTGCCGCCATCGACGATGATGGCGTCGCCGCTCTCGACGAGCGCCGTGGCATTCGCCACCTCGCCCACCGCCGGGATGCCCAGGGCCCGGGCCACGATGGCGATGTGGCTCGTCGGCCCGCCCTCCTCCAGCACGACGCCGCGCAGGCGCGAGCGGTCGTAGTCGAGGAGCGCGGCCGGGCCCATCGAGCGGGCCACCAGGATGGCGTTCTCGGGCATCGCCTCCTGCCCGCCGATCGGGCGGCCGACGAGCTGGCGCAGCAGCCGGTTGGCGAGGTCGTCGAGGTCGTGCAGGCGCTCGCGCAGGTAAGGATCGCTCTGGCGCAGCATCCGGGCGCGGTTGTCCGACTGGACCCGCTCCACCGCGGCCTCGGCCGTGAGGCCCGAGAGCACCGCCTCGCGCATCCGCCGCAGCCAGCCCTGATCGTGGGCGAACATCCTGACGGTCTCGAGCACCTCCCGATGCTCGCCGGCCCCCGCCACGTCGCCGCGCTCGACGAGGTCGTCGATCGCCGCGCGCACCTCCGCGATGGCGGTGTCGAGGCGCGAGGCTTCGCGCTCGACGTTCTCGGCGATCAGGTTGCGCACGACGATGCGCGGCTCGTGCAGCACGACGTGCCCCAGGCCCACGCCGTCGGCCAGCGCCACGCCGCATTGGCTGAGCGCCCGGCGCGAGGCGCTGACCGTGCCGGGCGACAGGGCCTGCAGCTCGCCCGAGGCAATCATCTCCGCCAGCACCATGGCGGTGGTCTGGAGCGCCTCGATCTCCTCCTCGGAATAGACCCGGTAGGTGCGGTTCTGCACCACCAGCACGCCCAGCGTGTTGCCGGCCCGCAGCAGCGGCACGCCCAGGAAGGCGTGATAGACCTCCTCGCCGGTCTCCGGGCGGTAGGAGAAGGCGGGGTGCGACTGGGCGTCGGAGAGCGACAGCGGCTCGGCGGTGGCGGCGATCAGGCCGACCAGACCCTCGCCGGCCCGCATGGTGGTGAGGTGCACCGCCTCGCGGTTCAGGCCCTCGGTGGCGAAGAGCTCCAGGTTGCCGTCGTCGCGCAGGACGTAGACCGAGCAGACTTCCGCGACCATGTTGGACGCGATCAGGACGACGATGCGGTCGAGGCGCGCCTGCGGGCCGACCGGCTCCGCCATGGCCTCGCGAAGGCGGCGCAGTAGCAGGCGCGGGCCTCCAGGCGCTGCGGGCATCGTGTCGTGTTCCACCCTTTGGCGAGCCGGGCCGCGTGTGGCGCAACCGTGAGGCTGGCCTGCGCGGGCCTGACGCATCGGTCCCGTTACCGCCGTATAGCGAGTCCGGCGCCCGGCGGGCAAGCGTCCTTCCGGGGGAGTCGGTTTTCACCGGGGGATGCCGGGGCCGAAAAACGCGAGCGCCCCGCCCGCGATGCATCGCGGGCGGGGCGCTTATCACCATCGGGCCGAGATCGGACTCTGCCCGTATGGCGATCAGGCCTTGTCGAGGCCGTAGAGCGAATGGAGCGTGCGCACGGCGAGCTCGGTGTAGGCGGCGTCGATCAGCACCGAGAACTTGATCTCGGACGTGGTGATCGCCCGGATGTTGATGCCCTTCTCGGCAAGTGCCCGGAACGCCTTGGCGGCGACGCCGGCATGGCTGCGCATGCCGACGCCGATCGCCGAGACCTTCACCACGTCGGTGGCGCCCTCGAGGCGTTCGAACTCGACCGTGCCGGACTGCGCGTCGAGGATCGCCCGGGCGCGCTCGTAATCGGCGGCCGGAACCGTGAAGGTCATGTCGGTGGCCGCACCGTCGCCGGACACGACCTGGATGATCATGTCGACGTTGATGTTGGCGTCCGCCAGGGGACCGAAGATGGCGGCGGCGATGCCGGGCTTGTCCTTCACCCGGCGAAGCGTGATCTGCGCCTCGTCCTTCGAGAAGGCGATGCCCGTGATGATCTGCTGTTCCACGATATCGTCCTCGTCGCAGATGAGGGTGCCGGGGCGGGCGTCGTCGGGGTCGTCGAAGGAGGAGCGCACGGTGGTCGGCACCCGGTGCACCATGGCAAGCTCGACCGAGCGCACCTGGAGCACCTTGGCCCCCAGCGAGGCCATCTCCAGCATCTCCTCGAAGGCCACCTTCTCGAGGCGCTGGGCCTTCGGCACCACCCGGGGGTCGGTGGTGTAGACGCCGTCGACGTCGGTATAGATGTCGCAACGCTCGGCACCGATCGCCGCCGCGACCGCGACCGCGCTGGTGTCGGAGCCGCCTCGGCCGAGGGTGGTCAGGCGGCCGGTCTCGGCATGGATGCCCTGGAAGCCGGCGATCACCGCGACCTCGCCGCGCTTGAACCCGGCATCGAGGCGGGCGCCGTCGATGTTCTGGATGCGGGCCGAGCCGTGCTGGTCGGAGGTCTCGATCGGGATCTGCCAGCCCTGCCAGGAGCGGGCCTTGAAGCCCATCTCGTTGAGCACGATGGCGAGCAGGCCCGACGTGACCTGCTCGCCGGAGGCCACGACCGCGTCGTACTCGGACTGGGCGTAGAGCGCCGAGGCGTCCTTGCACCAGGCCACCAGCTCGTTGGTCTTGCCGGACATCGCCGAGACGACGACCGCCACCTCGTAGCCGGCCCGCACCTCGCGGGCGACGTGGCGGGCGACGTTGCGGATGCGGTCGACCGTGGCGACGGAGGTGCCGCCGAATTTCATCACCAGGCGGGGCATGGGGATCCGATCGAACTTTGTTCTCGTGTGCCGTGAGCCGAAGCCGCGGGCGTCCGGCGGGTACAAGCGGTCCGGGGCGGTGTCAATGTTGACGCAGGATCGCCCCGCGCATGAGGCATCGCGGCGGTTGGCCCGGGGCGGCGGCTGCGCTACCTCGACGGCCGAGATGAATTCCTTATCCCCGCACGAAAGCCTGGCGCCGATGAGCGAACCGACCGGACCCTCGATCGACCGCGACGAGGTCGCCCGCTTCGATCGCCTCGCCGCGACCTGGTGGGACGAGGCCGGACCGATGCGGGTGCTGCATCGCTTCAACCCGGTGCGGCTGACCTATATCCGCGACACGGTCTGCCGCCATGTCGGCCGCGACCCGCTCGCGCCCAACCCCCTCGCGGGGCTGAGCCTCGTCGATGTCGGCTGCGGCGGCGGCGTGCTGTCGGAGCCGCTGGCGCGGCTGGGCGCCGAGGTGACCGGGCTCGACCCGGCGGTGACAAACGTGAAGGTCGCGCAAGCCCATGCCGACGCGGCCGGCGTGCCGGTCCGCTACCGGGCCGAGACGATCGAGGCGGTGGTCGCGGCAGGCGAACGCTTCGACGTGGTCTGCGCCATGGAGGTGGTGGAGCACGTCACCGACATGCCGGCCTTCGTGCGCACGGCCTGCTACGCCGTGAAGCCCGGCGGCCTGCTCTTCGCCGCCACGATCAACCGGACGATGCGCTCCTTCGCGCTGGCCATCGTGGGGGCCGAATACGTCCTCGGCTGGCTGCCGAAGGGCACCCACGACTGGGAGAAGTTCGTCACGCCGGACGAGTTGCGCGGCGCCGTCGAGGGTGGCGGCCTCTCGGTGACGGATACGACCGGCGTCGTGTTCAACCCGCTCACCACCCGCTGGAGCGCCGCCCGCGACACGGCGGTGAACTACATGATCGCCGCCGAGAAGCCGCGACCCTGACGAAGCAACCTCGACCGGTCTCCTCTCGTTTGCGCACGAGATGATGCGAGGAGACAGGTCCATGCTGGAGAAAATTCCTCACGCGGTGGGCGAGGCGTTGTCGGGCCTGCGGGCTGGACTCGAGAAGACCGCCTGCCACGCCGAGTTCGAGGGCGCCCCCGCCGCGATCCGGGTGACGAGCCCGGCCTTCGCCGACGGGTCGGCGCTGCCGGCTCGCTTCACCCAGGACGGAGCCAAGCTCTCGCCGCCGCTCGCCTGGAGCGGGATTCCGTCCGGCACCGCCGCCCTGGTGCTGCTGGTCGAAGACGCCGACAGCCCGACGCCGAAGCCGATCGTCCACGCCATCGCCTGGGACCTCGACCCGACGAGCGACGGCTTGGCCGAGGGTGCGCTGGCAAGCCCCGGCTCGGACGGCACGATCGACGAGGTGGGCAAGAACACGTTTCTCAAGGCCGGCTACCTGCCGCCCGACCCGCCGACCGGCCACGGCCCGCACCGCTACCTGTTCCAGCTCTACGCGCTCAACCGGCATCTCGGGCTCGAGGGCGTTCCCGGTCGCGGCGCGCTGCTCGAGGCCATGCACGGCCATGTGCTCGCCAAGGGGGTGCTCGTCGGCACCTACGAGCGGCGCTGACGGCCAGACCTCTCGCGGCCGGGTGTCTCGCGCCGAACTCTCGCGAAGGTCCCGGCTTGCCAGAGAGCGCGGCCTGGCCCACCACTCGACGCCAGGCCGCCGGCGTGCGGCGGGGAGGATCGGTGGCGATGAAGGCACTCCTGTGCAAGGCGCTCGGCGGGCCGGAAGACCTGGTGATCGAGGAGGTGCCGGATCCGGTGCCCGGCCCGGGCGAGGCCCTGGTGCGGGTGAGCGTCGCAGCGCTCAACTTCTTCGACACGCTGATCATCGCCGGCCGCTACCAGGTGAAGCCGGAACTGCCGTTCTCGCCGGGCGCCGAGGCCTGCGGGGTGATCGAGGCGCTCGGGCCCGGGGTCGAGGCCTTCCGGGTCGGCGAGCGGGTGATCGTCCATCTCGGCTACGGCGCCTGCCGCGAGCGGGTGGTGGCGCCGGTCTCCGGCCTGACCCGCGTCCCGGAGGGCGTCAGCGACGAGCAGGCGGCGGGCCTCTCCGTCACCTACGGCACCTCGCTGCACGCGCTGCAGGACCGGGCGAACCTGAAACCCGGCGAGACCCTGGCGGTGCTCGGCGCCACCGGCGGCGTCGGGCTGGCGGCGGTGGAGCTTGGCCACGCAATGGGCGCGCGGGTGATCGCCTGCGCCTCTTCGGCGGAAAAACTCGACCTCGCCAAGGCGCACGGCGCCGACCTCACCCTCGATTACAGCCAGGAGCCGCTGCGCGACGGGCTGAAGCGGCTCGGCGGGGAGGCCGGCATCGACGTCGTCTACGATCCCGTCGGCGGCGACTATTCGGAGCCGGCCCTGCGTGCGCTCAACTGGAAGGGGCGCTTCCTGGCCGTCGGCTTCGCCGCCGGCGAGATCCCGAAGATTCCGCTGAACCTGGCGCTCCTCAAGGGCATCGACATCCAGGGCGTGTTCTGGGGCGCCTTCCTCAAGCGCGAGCCCGAAAGCCACGCCGCCAACCAGGCCCACCTGCTGGCGCTGGTGAGCGAGGGACGGCTCTCGGCGAAGGTCCACGGTGTCTACCCGCTGGAGGAAGCGGCATCCGCCCTCGGCATCCTGGCGCGCCGGGAGGCGATGGGGAAGGTCCTGCTGCGACCCTGAAGCCCCCTCCCCTCCCGCGCTGCGGGCGGGGTTTCACTTCCGGGGCGGGAACGGTTCGCGGGCTACGCCGTTCACAGCAGAGCTTTTCATTCCCGAGCGTCAGGACGGAGACACCGTGGGCGACATCATCCGCATCATCCTGCTCGTCGTGATCCCGCCGATCGGCGTGCTGTTCACCGTCGGGTTCGGCCTGCAGTTCATCCTCAACGTCGTGCTGACGCTGTTCGGCTATATCCCGGGCCTGATCCACGCCATCTGGGTCGTCACACGCCGCAACTATTGACGGGCCGCAGGCCTGAAACGCGAAAAACCCCGCCGGCGAAGCCACGCGGGGTTTTTCGTGATCTTGGTTGCGGGGACAGGATTTGAACCTGTGACCTTCAGGTTATGAGCCTGACGAGCTACCGGGCTGCTCCACCCCGCGTCAGGGTGTCGTCGCGATGAGGGAATGTGACGTGCTTGGCAGGTCTGGCGGTGACCGACTCTCCCGTGTCTTGAGACACAGTACCATAGGCGCTGGGGCGGTTAACGGCCGAGTTCGAGATGGGATCGGGTTCGAGACACCCCGCTCAGACCACCAGACCGGCCAAGCACGTCGCGTTCGGGCAAGCATTCGTCATCGTGTGTGGCGTGTTCATGTGGCCGATCCGGACACGGATCATGAGAGCGATCAAGCCGATCGAGCGATTAGTACTGGTCAGCTCAGCGCGTTACCGCGCTTGCACATCCAGCCTATCCACGTGGTCGTCTTCCACGGCTCTCGAGGGAGTTCTCGTTTCGAGGGGGGTTTCCCGCTTAGATGCCTTCAGCGGTTATCCCGACCGAACATAGCTACCCTGCACTGCGGCTGGCGCCACAACAGGTCCACCAGAGGTTCGTCCATCCCGGTCCTCTCGTACTAGGGACAGATCCTCTCAGAACTCCAACACCCACGGCAGATAGGGACCGAACTGTCTCACGACGTTCTGAACCCAGCTCACGTACCACTTTAATCGGCGAACAGCCGAACCCTTGGGACCTGCTCCAGCCCCAGGATGTGATGAGCCGACATCGAGGTGCCAAACGACCCCGTCGATATGGACTCTTGGGGGTCATCAGCCTGTTATCCCCGGCGTACCTTTTATCCGTTGAGCGATGGCCCACCCACGCGGGACCACCGGATCACTATGACCGACTTTCGTCTCTGCTCGACATGTACGTCTCGCAGTCAGGCAGGCTTATGCCATTGCACTCGACGACCGATTTCCGACCGGTCTGAGCCTACCGTTGCACGCCTCCGTTACGCTTTGGGAGGCGACCGCCCCAGTCAAACTGCCTGCCATGCGCGGTCCCGATCCCTGATCAAGGGATGCGGTTAGACCCTCATAACGTCAAGGGTGGTATTTCAAGGACGGCTCCATCCAGGCTGGCGCCCGGACTTCGATGCCTACCACCTATCCTACACATGCCGACACGAGGGCCAGCGCAAAGCTACAGTAAAGGTGCACGGGGTCTTTCCGTCTGACCGCAGGAACCCCGCATCTTCACGGGGAATTCAATTTCACTGAGCCGATGCTGGAGACAGCGGGGAGATCGTTACGCCATTCGTGCAGGTCGGAACTTACCCGACAAGGAATTTCGCTACCTTAGGACCGTTATAGTTACGGCCGCCGTTTACCGGGGCTTCGATTCAAGGCTCTCACCTCTCCTCTTGACCTTCCGGCACCGGGCAGGCGTCAGACCCTATACGTCGTCTTCTCGACTTCGCAGAGTCCTGTGTTTTAGATAAACAGTCGCCACCCCCTGGTCTGTGCCCCCTGCCGATGCTTGCGCACCCACAGGGCCTCCTTATCCCGAAGTTACGGAGGCAGATTGCCGAGTTCCTTCAGCATCGTTCTCTCAAGCGCCTTGGTATGCTCTACCAGTCCACCTGTGTCGGTTTCGGGTACGGTCTTGATGTGGAGGCTGTTTCCTGGGACCCCTTCACCGCCCGGCCAATCCGATAAGGCCGAACGATACACGGCATCCGTCACCATCCACTGGCTGGGGAATATTCGCCCCATTCCCATCGACTACGCCTTTCGGCCTCGCCTTAGGGGCCGGCTGACCCTGCGCAGATTAACTTTACGCAGGAACCCTTGGACTTTCGGCGAGAGTGTCTTTCACACTCTTTGTCGTTACTCATGTCAGCATTCGCACTTCCGATACCTCCAGAGGCCCTCACGGGTCCTCCTTCACAGGCTTACGGAACGCTCCGCTACCGCGCATCTTGCGATGCACCCGAAGCTTCGGCTCGTGGCTTGAGCCCCGTTACATTTTCGGCGCAGGACCCCTTGGCTAGACCAGTGAGCTGTTACGCTTTCTTTAAAGGATGGCTGCTTCTAAGCCAACCTCCTGGTTGTTTTGGGAGTCCCACATCCTTTCCCACTTAGCCACGAATTGGGGGCCTTAGCTGTCGGTCAGGGTTGTTGCCCTCTTCACGACGGACGTTAGCACCCGCCGTGTGTCTCCCGAACAGTACTCGTGCGTATTCGGAGTTTGGTTGAGTGCGGTACCGCTGTGGGCGGCCCTAGCCCATCCAGTGCTCTACCCCGCACGGTATTCATTCGAGGCGCTACCTAAATAGCTTTCGCGGAGAACCAGCTATGTCCAGGTTTGATTGGCCTTTCACCCCTAACCACACGTCATCCAAGACCTTTTCAACGGGCACTGGTTCGGACCTCCAGTGCGTGTTACCGCACCTTCATCCTGCGCATGGCTAGATCACCTGGTTTCGGGTCTAAAGCAGCGGACTGAACGCCCTGTTCAGACTCGCTTTCGCTGCGCCTTCGCCTATCGGCTTAAGCTTGCCCACTACTTTAAGTCGCTGACCCATTATACAAAAGGTACGCAGTCACCCAGGACGAACCTTGGGCTCCCACTGTTTGTAAGCATCCGGTTTCAGGAACTGTTTCACTCCCCTCGTCGGGGTGCTTTTCACCTTTCCCTCACGGTACTGGTTCGCTATCGGTCGCTGAGGAGTACTTAGGCTTGGAGGGTGGTCCCCCCATCTTCAGACAGGATTTCACGTGTCCCGCCTTACTCGTGTCCTGGCATTGGCTTGTCCCGTACGGGGCTGTCACCCATCACGCCGGCCATTCCAGGCCGTTCCGGTAAGCGTCATGCCAGGCGCTGGCCTGGTCCGCGTTCGCTCGCCACTACTGACGGAGTCTCGTTGATGTCCTTTCCTCCGGGTACTGAGATGTTTCAGTTCCCCGGGTTCGCTTCAAACCCCTATGAATTCAGGATTTGATACCTTCTCGAACCATCGTAGCGCAGACCCAGGATCGCTCCTGAGCCTACGATACGGTGGCTGAAGGTGGGTTTCCCCATTCGGAGATCCTCGGATCAAAGCTCGTTCGCAGCTCCCCAAGGCTTATCGCAGCGTACCACGTCCTTCATCGCCTCTCAGCGCCAAGGCATCCACCAGATGCTCTTAAGGCACTTGATCGCTCTCATGATCGGTGTCCGGCATGAGCCACAGCCTGATCGGCTATCGCTCACACCATCCACGGTCACGATAAAGACCGGCAGCAGGTTCTTTCGAACCCACTGCCTTATGCTTGCCGAACGCACCCGAGCCGGCCGCTTTCGCAACGGCCCGGGCACATTCCCTCTTCACGATGTCAGATATCCGCAGCCACCCGCTGAACGCGTCGATGGTGCGAAGCTCTTTGATCCGGACGACCCTTGGACCTTGCCGCCTTCGGCAGGGGAGGGTGGTGGAGCTGGACGGGATCGAACCGACGACCTCATGCTTGCAAAGCACGCGCTCTCCCAACTGAGCTACAGCCCCGTGGGACGCCGCTCATCGGCAGAGGTCATCTCCTGATCCTGGTGGGCCTGGGACGACTCGAACGTCCGACCTCACCCTTATCAGGGGTGCGCTCTAACCACCTGAGCTACAGGCCCGTCGCTGGTTCCACCAGCGTGTCCGGATGATGAGAAAGAGAAACGAAGACGGCGCGTCCCGCCAATTAGGTCCTGACTGGACCCTTGATCCAACGACGCCGTGAGAGTGAGCGAACTCACATCAGACAGCATCCTTAGAAAGGAGGTGATCCAGCCGCAGGTTCCCCTACGGCTACCTTGTTACGACTTCACCCCAGTCGCTGACCCTACCGTGGTCGCCTGCCCCCTTGCGGTTGGCGCAGCGCCGTCGGGTAAGACCAACTCCCATGGTGTGACGGGCGGTGTGTACAAGGCCCGGGAACGTATTCACCGTGGCGTGCTGATCC
This sequence is a window from Methylobacterium sp. SyP6R. Protein-coding genes within it:
- the prmC gene encoding peptide chain release factor N(5)-glutamine methyltransferase, whose product is MAADALAARGIEAAALDARILVEEALCITATDLALRGAEPVGEEGAARLTAYLARRTAGEPVARIIGAWEFWGLPFGLSPETLVPRPDTETLVEAALGLRPDGPARIADLGTGSGCILVALLTEWRHTFGVGLDRLPGALGTARMNAARNGVAGRAAFVAGDWAASLAGPFDLVVANPPYIASGVVDGLSGEVRDHDPRLALDGGPDGLAAYRTILAQVPPLLVPGGHLLVEIGYDQEAALRQLAADHGLRAEVRRDLAGHPRVVVMTAGNAS
- the prfA gene encoding peptide chain release factor 1 gives rise to the protein MIAIPSDRLDAILARHDIVTATLSAGEAEAESFVQLSRELSELDSVVEAIRAFRAAESALRGVEEMIEEGDPEMRALAAEEKPEAEAARDAAARALQLLLLPKDAADEKSAILEVRAGTGGDEAALFAGDLFRMYSRYADLKGWRVEVISESPGTMGGYREVVAEVKGRGVFARLKFESGAHRVQRVPDTETQGRIHTSAATVAVLPEAEEVDIQVNESDLKIDTMRAQGAGGQHVNKTESAIRITHVPSGIVIFVQEERSQHKNRARAMALLRAKLYDQERSQKDAARAADRRAQVGSGDRSERIRTYNFPQARVTDHRINLTLYKLEEVMAGTALDEVVDALITEHQAALLAAEGMA
- a CDS encoding YbhB/YbcL family Raf kinase inhibitor-like protein, encoding MLEKIPHAVGEALSGLRAGLEKTACHAEFEGAPAAIRVTSPAFADGSALPARFTQDGAKLSPPLAWSGIPSGTAALVLLVEDADSPTPKPIVHAIAWDLDPTSDGLAEGALASPGSDGTIDEVGKNTFLKAGYLPPDPPTGHGPHRYLFQLYALNRHLGLEGVPGRGALLEAMHGHVLAKGVLVGTYERR
- the ubiG gene encoding bifunctional 2-polyprenyl-6-hydroxyphenol methylase/3-demethylubiquinol 3-O-methyltransferase UbiG — translated: MSEPTGPSIDRDEVARFDRLAATWWDEAGPMRVLHRFNPVRLTYIRDTVCRHVGRDPLAPNPLAGLSLVDVGCGGGVLSEPLARLGAEVTGLDPAVTNVKVAQAHADAAGVPVRYRAETIEAVVAAGERFDVVCAMEVVEHVTDMPAFVRTACYAVKPGGLLFAATINRTMRSFALAIVGAEYVLGWLPKGTHDWEKFVTPDELRGAVEGGGLSVTDTTGVVFNPLTTRWSAARDTAVNYMIAAEKPRP
- the ptsP gene encoding phosphoenolpyruvate--protein phosphotransferase; this encodes MPAAPGGPRLLLRRLREAMAEPVGPQARLDRIVVLIASNMVAEVCSVYVLRDDGNLELFATEGLNREAVHLTTMRAGEGLVGLIAATAEPLSLSDAQSHPAFSYRPETGEEVYHAFLGVPLLRAGNTLGVLVVQNRTYRVYSEEEIEALQTTAMVLAEMIASGELQALSPGTVSASRRALSQCGVALADGVGLGHVVLHEPRIVVRNLIAENVEREASRLDTAIAEVRAAIDDLVERGDVAGAGEHREVLETVRMFAHDQGWLRRMREAVLSGLTAEAAVERVQSDNRARMLRQSDPYLRERLHDLDDLANRLLRQLVGRPIGGQEAMPENAILVARSMGPAALLDYDRSRLRGVVLEEGGPTSHIAIVARALGIPAVGEVANATALVESGDAIIVDGGTGEIQIRPGPEIEAAYAEKARLRARRQEQYRALRDVPAVTRDGVAVGLQLNAGLIVDLSHLNETGAEGVGLFRTELQFMVAERMPSAAEQQVLYEAVFDAVGDLPVTIRTLDIGGDKVLPYMKALEEENPALGWRAIRIGLDRPGLLRMQLRALLKAARGRPLKIMFPMVATVEEFVQARGIVEREKAHLTRHGHPLPADCRLGVMVEVPSLLFQMDEIAAEADFLSVGSNDLMQFLFAVDRENRQVANRFDPLSAAALRAFRLIAERANAAGTPATVCGEIGGRPLEAMALIGLGFRALSMSPASIGPVKAMVLGIDAGAVAAFLEQELARTRDGASLRPALAAFAEEHGVPV
- a CDS encoding aspartate kinase, which produces MPRLVMKFGGTSVATVDRIRNVARHVAREVRAGYEVAVVVSAMSGKTNELVAWCKDASALYAQSEYDAVVASGEQVTSGLLAIVLNEMGFKARSWQGWQIPIETSDQHGSARIQNIDGARLDAGFKRGEVAVIAGFQGIHAETGRLTTLGRGGSDTSAVAVAAAIGAERCDIYTDVDGVYTTDPRVVPKAQRLEKVAFEEMLEMASLGAKVLQVRSVELAMVHRVPTTVRSSFDDPDDARPGTLICDEDDIVEQQIITGIAFSKDEAQITLRRVKDKPGIAAAIFGPLADANINVDMIIQVVSGDGAATDMTFTVPAADYERARAILDAQSGTVEFERLEGATDVVKVSAIGVGMRSHAGVAAKAFRALAEKGINIRAITTSEIKFSVLIDAAYTELAVRTLHSLYGLDKA